The following proteins are co-located in the Apium graveolens cultivar Ventura chromosome 5, ASM990537v1, whole genome shotgun sequence genome:
- the LOC141659962 gene encoding small ribosomal subunit protein uS11y-like, whose product MVKLKFQKALEAPIILNLNTNKCFSRPYGLSVSLSHTHTSQGEGRMKVKADRDESSLYAAMLATQVVSTRCKLVNCPQELGITALHIKFRATGGNKTKSLGAQSVLRALAHLGMKIGRIEDVTPIPTDSTCRKGGGRGRRL is encoded by the exons ATGGTAAAATTAAAATTTCAG AAAGCTTTGGAAGCTCCAATAATTTTAAATCTTAACACTAACAAATGTTTCTCTAGACCTTATggtctctctgtctctctctcacacacacacactagtCAAGGAGAAG GTAGGATGAAAGTTAAAGCAGATAGAGATGAATCTTCACTATATGCAGCTATGCTTGCAACACAGGTTGTTTCAACAAGATGCAAG CTGGTAAATTGCCCACAAGAACTTGGAATCACTGCTCTTCACATCAAGTTTCGCGCAACAGGTGGAAACAAAACAAAGTCTCTTGGAGCTCAGTCTGTACTTCGTGCACTTGCTCATTTAGGAATGAAAATTGGTCGCATTG AGGATGTTACTCCAATCCCCACTGATAGCACTTGCAGAAAGGGTGGTGGAAGAGGAAGGAGGCTGTGA